In Cryptomeria japonica chromosome 10, Sugi_1.0, whole genome shotgun sequence, a genomic segment contains:
- the LOC131038521 gene encoding secreted RxLR effector protein 161-like has protein sequence MKKFHEDAATSDLVEPTRYRQLIGSLMYLVNTRPDICYAVNTLSQFMCEPRHIHLVAAKHILRYVHGTIALGLKFSSCVELNLQGFSDSDWAGCVNDRKSTSGCCFSLGSAMISWCSSKQSCVAQSIAEAEYVAACVASEITCRLVWIAFGTYCDYV, from the coding sequence atgaagaaaTTTCATGAGGATGCAGCTACTTCAGATTTAGTTGAGCCTACTAGGTATAGACAATTAATTGGCTCTTTAATGTACTTGGTTAACACAAGGCCTGATATATGCTATGCAGTTAATACCttgagtcagttcatgtgtgaaccaaggcaTATTCATCTTGTGGCAGCCAAACATATATTGAGATATGTACATGGTACAATTGCACTTGGCTTAAAATTTTCTTCATGTGTAGAGCTGAACTTGCAAGGGTTTTCTGATTCAGACTGGGCAGGTTGTGTGaatgacagaaaaagcacttcaggTTGTTGTTTtagtctaggttcagctatgatatcctggtgCAGCAGCAAACAATCTTGTGTTGCACAAAgtatagctgaagctgaatatgttgcagcttgtGTGGCTTCGGAAATTACTTGCAGGCTTGTTTGGATAGCCTTTGGAACCTACTGTGATTatgtgtga